The segment AAGAGTTCTTAAAAGACAGAGCGTACAAAGATGCCCTTACTGGACTTTATAGGAGAGATATCCTACACGACTTGATAGAGAAGGAGTTTTACCGTTCAAAAAGATACGGATATCACTTTTCAATTCTAATGATAGATACAGATGACTTTAAGAAAATAAATGATACTTATGGACACTTGGTTGGAGATAAAGTGCTTAAGAAGGTTGCAGAAACAATAAGGAAAACTCTAAGAAAAAGTGATATAGCTGTTAGGTACGGAGGAGAAGAATTCTTAGTTATTCTTCCCCATACTGACTTAAATAAAGCAGGAATAGTTGCAGAAAGATTGAGAAAAAACATTGAAAAACTGGATATAGAAGGACTAAAAGTAACTGTAAGTATAGGCGTAGCAGACAATAGTCTCTCTTCAAATTTAGAAGAACTTATTCAGAAAGCGGATCAAGCCCTTTACGTAGCTAAAAGAACAGGAAAAAACAAAGTCATGTTGGCAACCCCTTGACAAATTGTTGTAAGTAATGAAATTTATTAAAGCCAACGGAGGTGGACGGGGGCTGGTGTCCCCCCCGGACTTCAAATCCGGTGGTCCCGCTAAGAGCGGGATGGTGGGTTCGATTCCCATCCACCTCCGCCAAAATAAAAAAAGTTCTTCTAATTTTTGTTTATCCATACTAACTCACACTAAAGTTGCAGTAATAGAAAAATCGGAAGAAGATTTTTTCAAGAATATCTTCTCTGTCTGAAAGGTAGTGCCAGTTTCTCTGTCAATTTCCAAGACTAAAATAAAATGGGATGGCGGGATCAACTCCCAGCCACCCCTATATTTTTTTAAAGAGAAGGTATATTGTCAATCCTTAATTCTTTTTCCAAGACGTTAGCGACGTTTAAAATAGTAGTTTCATCAAAAGCTTTACCTATAAGTTGGAATCCTATTGGCAGATTCTTACTGTCAAATCCGCAAGGAATAGAGATTGCAGGAAGTCCTGCTAAGTTTACAGCTATTGTAAAGATATCAGATAGATACATCTTGAGAGGATCGCTTGTTTTTTCTCCAAGTTTAAAGGCTGTGGTAGGAGAAACAGGAGTAGCAATAACATCCACTTTTTCAAAAGCCTTTTCAAAATCCTGATATATCAAAGTCCTGACTTTTTGGGCTTTTAAGTAATAAGCATCGTAATAACCAGCACTTAACGTGTAAGTTCCAATCATTATTCTTCTTTTGACTTCATCTCCAAAGCCTTCAGCTCTTGTTTTACAGAACATATCCACTAAACCTTGGTAATCTTTTGCTCTATAGGTATATCTCACGCCATCAAATCTTCCAAGGTTTGAGGAAGCTTCAGCTGGGGCAATAATGTAATAGGTTTCAACTGAATACTTTGTATGAGGGAGAGAGATTTCTTCTACTTCTGCTCCAAGGGCTTCAAGCTTTCTGATTGTATCTAAAACCTTCTCTTTTACTTCTTCTTCTATACCCTCAACAAAGAACTCTTTTGGAACTCCAACTTTTAGACCTTTTATGTCCTTATCTAAGGCTTCTAAAAAGTTTGGTACGGAAACTCTTGCACTTGTAGCATCTTTTGAGTCTTGACCAGAAATAATGTTTAGCAAATATGCAGCATCTTCTACTGTTTTTGTAATTGGCCCTATCTGATCCAAAGAAGATGCAAAGGCTGTAAGCCCATATCTTGAAACTCTACCGTAGGTAGGTTTTAAACCGACAACACCACAGAAAGCTGCAGGCTGTCTTATAGAACCTCCAGTATCAGAACCAAGGGATGCTATTGCAGACCTTGCAGACACACTAGCTGCTGAACCTCCAGAAGACCCTCCAGGAACTCTTTCTAAATCCCAAGGATTTCTCGTTGGCCCAAAGTAGGAAGTTTCTGTTGATGATCCCATTGCAAACTCGTCAAGGTTGTTCTTTCCTACAAAAATTGCTCCTCTTTCCCTTAATCTTTTTACTACTGTTGCATCATAAGGAGAAATAAAATTTTCCAAAATTTTTGAAGCACAGGTCATTCTAACGTTTTCAACGTTTATGTTATCTTTTATGGAAATAGGAATTCCAAAAAGCTCTGGAATTTCATCTTCATTAAGTTTCGCAAGATCTCTGTCAAGAAGATCTGATCTCTCCTTTGCTTCTTCAACTGAAACTGTTATGTAAGCATTAATCTTTGGTTCTGTCTCCTCTATTCTCTTAAGAAGTTCATCAAGAAGTTCAGAAGGTTTTACCTCTTTTCTCTTTATAAGAGAGTTTAATTCCTTTAAAGTTTTATTCAAAAGTTCCATTACTTTATCCTCCCATCTTTACAAGTTTGTATCCCAACTTTTCAGCCCAAACCTTTATAAAAAACTCTATATAACGATCATACGTCTTTTCTGCTTCTTCTGGGAAAAAGCAAGCAGGGATCTCTCCTTTTCTCCTATGGTTTCTTACACATTCGCAGCATATTCCTCTACGTCTACAAGCTGTATAACTACAACCGCAATCCTTTAAGTTTTCAATTCTCTTACATTTCATTCTTCCAGAACCTCTTGGCTATTTCTTTACAACTTTCGGAACGATGAAATATTCTCCATCGGTTTCTGGCGCATTCATAAAGGTCTTTTCCCTTGGAAGACTTGTCCCCTTAACATCTTCCCT is part of the Desulfurobacteriaceae bacterium genome and harbors:
- a CDS encoding Asp-tRNA(Asn)/Glu-tRNA(Gln) amidotransferase subunit GatC, translating into REDVKGTSLPREKTFMNAPETDGEYFIVPKVVKK
- the gatA gene encoding Asp-tRNA(Asn)/Glu-tRNA(Gln) amidotransferase subunit GatA yields the protein MELLNKTLKELNSLIKRKEVKPSELLDELLKRIEETEPKINAYITVSVEEAKERSDLLDRDLAKLNEDEIPELFGIPISIKDNINVENVRMTCASKILENFISPYDATVVKRLRERGAIFVGKNNLDEFAMGSSTETSYFGPTRNPWDLERVPGGSSGGSAASVSARSAIASLGSDTGGSIRQPAAFCGVVGLKPTYGRVSRYGLTAFASSLDQIGPITKTVEDAAYLLNIISGQDSKDATSARVSVPNFLEALDKDIKGLKVGVPKEFFVEGIEEEVKEKVLDTIRKLEALGAEVEEISLPHTKYSVETYYIIAPAEASSNLGRFDGVRYTYRAKDYQGLVDMFCKTRAEGFGDEVKRRIMIGTYTLSAGYYDAYYLKAQKVRTLIYQDFEKAFEKVDVIATPVSPTTAFKLGEKTSDPLKMYLSDIFTIAVNLAGLPAISIPCGFDSKNLPIGFQLIGKAFDETTILNVANVLEKELRIDNIPSL
- a CDS encoding DUF6485 family protein, with protein sequence MKCKRIENLKDCGCSYTACRRRGICCECVRNHRRKGEIPACFFPEEAEKTYDRYIEFFIKVWAEKLGYKLVKMGG